In Mucilaginibacter celer, one DNA window encodes the following:
- a CDS encoding thioredoxin domain-containing protein, producing the protein MKNLKIVLLALLIIVTGGVKAQSPKLLSLEAFATKLKQAKEPQILDARSAEEFAQNHIKGATNVDAKAADYQQKLDALDKGKPTFVYSIANGRSTVLSRELRAKGFKDVEELPGGLANWIGSGYPIISTTKKGVSLSRSQFNELVASSPEVLVDFGSKYCGACKKLVPVLDSLKANKAFSPKVISIEVYDNTSLTKDLKVNVLPTLVLYKKGKEVWKKQGFSSTFQVIAATESAKSPLAVNGK; encoded by the coding sequence ATGAAAAACTTAAAAATTGTTTTACTCGCCTTGCTGATAATTGTTACCGGCGGAGTAAAAGCTCAATCGCCAAAACTATTATCACTTGAGGCTTTTGCAACAAAACTGAAACAGGCTAAAGAGCCACAGATATTGGATGCCCGTTCGGCAGAGGAATTTGCACAAAACCATATTAAAGGCGCTACTAACGTCGATGCTAAAGCTGCCGATTATCAGCAGAAATTAGATGCTTTGGATAAGGGCAAGCCAACTTTTGTGTACTCAATAGCGAATGGCAGAAGCACCGTGCTTTCGCGCGAATTAAGGGCGAAGGGTTTTAAAGATGTGGAAGAATTGCCGGGTGGTTTGGCCAACTGGATAGGTTCGGGTTATCCTATTATCTCAACCACCAAAAAAGGCGTTTCGCTATCACGAAGTCAGTTTAATGAACTGGTAGCTTCATCACCGGAGGTTTTGGTTGATTTTGGATCGAAGTACTGCGGGGCTTGTAAAAAGCTGGTGCCTGTGTTGGATTCTTTGAAAGCTAATAAAGCTTTTTCACCTAAAGTGATCAGCATTGAGGTTTATGATAACACCAGTCTGACCAAAGATTTAAAGGTGAATGTGTTACCAACCTTGGTGCTATATAAAAAGGGTAAAGAGGTTTGGAAAAAGCAGGGTTTTTCATCAACCTTCCAGGTTATCGCGGCTACAGAATCGGCAAAAAGCCCGCTGGCGGTTAATGGTAAATAA
- a CDS encoding arylsulfatase, translated as MLFKKIGYIIIAICCTGPVLGQAPIQKPNIVVILADDMGFSDIGCFGSEISTPNIDRLAREGLKMTQFYNAGRCCPSRAALLTGLYPHQAGVGDMVKYKGSPAYQGYLNEHSATIAELLKEQAGYNTIVSGKWHVGLQKSALAYNRGFDKSFTMLNNGSSYFNSAPLYNDGSKITFMLNDREITRNDTSKYLTRAITDFAIKSLDEIKDEQKPFFMYVAYNAPHWPIQALPEDIAKFKGQYLKGWDVLRKQRYEKQLTLGIIKKQWALSPRDKRAPAWDSLSEEEKEKWDTRMAIYAAMVYRMDACIGEILTKLKQLGKDKNTIILFASDNGGSADEVKSLSTVIQKNGEPGSVNSIDSYEIPWANVSNTPFKLFKRNTHEGGIATPLIAWYPRHVKAGSKNNSVGHLIDLMPTCLELAGVIYPTQFKNRELTPLAGKSLLNTFKGKPVSGNQTLFWEHEGSRAIRKGKWKLVAEPKQAWELFDLEADRSEMKDLATKYPAKVIELQKEYLAWANKVVVVDWETIKGL; from the coding sequence ATGTTATTCAAAAAAATCGGCTACATAATCATCGCCATATGTTGCACGGGGCCTGTATTGGGGCAGGCCCCAATACAAAAGCCCAATATCGTGGTCATCCTGGCCGACGATATGGGCTTTTCTGATATCGGCTGTTTCGGCTCGGAGATCAGCACCCCCAACATAGACAGGCTTGCCCGCGAAGGTTTGAAAATGACCCAATTTTATAACGCGGGTAGGTGCTGCCCCTCGCGTGCGGCCTTGTTAACCGGCCTATACCCACACCAGGCAGGAGTAGGGGATATGGTGAAATATAAAGGTTCGCCCGCTTACCAAGGCTACCTGAACGAGCACAGCGCTACAATTGCCGAGTTATTGAAAGAGCAGGCTGGTTACAATACCATCGTATCCGGGAAATGGCACGTGGGTTTGCAAAAATCAGCCTTAGCGTATAACCGGGGTTTCGATAAATCATTCACCATGCTCAACAACGGAAGTAGCTATTTTAACTCGGCACCGTTGTATAATGATGGCAGCAAGATCACTTTTATGCTGAACGATAGGGAAATCACCCGCAACGATACCTCGAAATATTTAACCCGCGCCATTACCGATTTTGCCATCAAATCATTAGATGAGATAAAGGATGAGCAAAAGCCTTTCTTTATGTATGTGGCCTACAACGCCCCGCACTGGCCCATCCAGGCCCTGCCCGAAGATATCGCCAAGTTTAAAGGCCAATACCTGAAAGGCTGGGACGTATTGCGTAAACAACGCTATGAAAAACAGTTGACCCTCGGTATCATCAAAAAACAATGGGCATTATCTCCCCGCGATAAACGCGCGCCGGCATGGGATTCTCTATCCGAAGAAGAAAAAGAAAAATGGGACACCCGCATGGCTATTTACGCCGCCATGGTTTACCGGATGGATGCCTGTATAGGGGAGATCCTCACCAAGCTTAAACAACTGGGAAAAGATAAAAACACCATTATCCTTTTTGCATCCGACAATGGCGGCAGTGCCGATGAGGTAAAAAGCTTATCAACAGTGATCCAAAAAAATGGTGAACCTGGTTCAGTAAATTCGATCGATAGTTATGAGATCCCCTGGGCTAACGTAAGTAACACCCCGTTTAAACTATTTAAACGCAATACCCACGAGGGTGGAATAGCCACGCCTTTAATCGCCTGGTATCCACGTCATGTTAAAGCGGGAAGTAAGAACAACAGTGTAGGGCATTTGATCGATCTAATGCCTACCTGCCTGGAACTTGCCGGCGTAATTTATCCCACTCAATTTAAAAACAGGGAACTTACTCCTTTAGCTGGCAAAAGTTTGCTTAACACCTTTAAAGGAAAGCCTGTTTCCGGTAACCAAACGCTGTTTTGGGAACACGAGGGCAGCCGTGCCATCCGCAAGGGAAAATGGAAACTGGTAGCTGAGCCAAAGCAGGCCTGGGAATTATTTGACCTTGAAGCAGACCGTTCTGAAATGAAGGATCTGGCGACGAAATATCCTGCAAAGGTTATTGAACTGCAGAAGGAATATCTGGCCTGGGCAAATAAGGTCGTCGTGGTTGACTGGGAGACGATAAAGGGCTTGTAA
- a CDS encoding glycosyltransferase, translating to MLDITISIVLFHTNENELKNVLNLINKSSLRKKIYLIDNSANSDLSWFSNFENVQYIYTGKNIGYGSGHNIAINKAGGSSKYHLIMNSDVEFNHDILQNAFTFMEANPEVGLISPTILNTSGDIQHFCRKLPTPFDLFARRFIPNFLKPAIQKKLDSYILTDKDYSAIMNIPNLPGCFMFTRTSTLVSCGGFDENFFLYVEDVDLCRRMHEISSTLYYPKIKITHTLAQGSYKSSKLALYHIASAIYYFNKWGWLNDKGRIAINNSITQNDNLFYVSRPASTLYLSQVVDTALYKSA from the coding sequence ATGCTTGATATTACTATCTCAATAGTTTTATTTCATACCAATGAAAACGAGTTAAAAAACGTACTTAACCTTATTAACAAATCGTCGCTTCGAAAAAAAATCTACTTAATAGATAACTCTGCCAACAGTGATTTAAGCTGGTTTTCAAATTTTGAAAACGTCCAATACATCTATACCGGAAAAAATATCGGGTATGGATCTGGGCACAACATTGCTATCAACAAAGCCGGCGGTAGTTCAAAATATCACTTAATCATGAACTCAGATGTTGAGTTTAATCATGATATTTTGCAAAACGCCTTTACATTTATGGAAGCCAACCCCGAAGTTGGTTTGATAAGCCCAACTATCCTTAACACAAGTGGTGATATTCAACATTTCTGCAGAAAGTTGCCAACTCCTTTTGATTTGTTTGCCAGGAGGTTTATCCCCAATTTTTTAAAACCGGCTATTCAGAAAAAGCTGGATAGCTATATTTTAACAGATAAAGACTATTCGGCCATTATGAACATTCCTAACCTCCCCGGATGTTTCATGTTTACCCGTACCTCAACTTTGGTATCCTGCGGTGGCTTTGATGAGAATTTCTTTTTATATGTTGAAGACGTTGATCTGTGCCGAAGGATGCACGAAATCTCGTCTACGCTGTACTATCCCAAAATTAAGATCACCCATACGTTAGCGCAAGGCTCATATAAATCTTCCAAACTGGCTTTATACCATATTGCAAGTGCTATTTATTATTTTAATAAATGGGGGTGGCTTAACGATAAGGGGCGCATTGCAATAAACAACAGCATCACACAAAACGATAACCTGTTTTATGTTAGCAGGCCTGCATCCACTTTATATCTTTCACAGGTAGTTGACACAGCATTGTACAAAAGCGCATAA
- a CDS encoding glycosyltransferase, with product MMNDNVLACIMAFYPGDQFEKNCKAIAEKVSFLLIVDNSPGSTLLNSTVSWPANTEIVYNKNEGAVAGALNIALKVARDRGFDYLQLFDQDTEPPLHVTSQLISALKANPHVVMISPRFTNMNTGHPGRVMMDISKWKIKSVWPRADEGLLNALFAINSASIINMNLLPKDLYYDERLIIDGCDVEFCLALKVKNHTILVDTSQCIIHGIGNRKNGGGRWSPTNYSAQRKYLGAKNRVIVWRRYFKNYPGFILNDLYVFFLDTARTVLLEKERFSKLGAILKGLFEGLKERDIATRKYR from the coding sequence ATGATGAACGATAATGTGCTGGCCTGTATAATGGCTTTTTATCCCGGCGATCAGTTTGAGAAAAACTGTAAAGCTATTGCCGAAAAGGTTTCTTTTTTGTTGATCGTCGATAACTCGCCCGGGAGTACTTTATTGAACAGTACCGTATCCTGGCCCGCGAATACCGAAATTGTTTATAACAAAAATGAAGGAGCCGTAGCCGGCGCGCTCAACATCGCGCTTAAAGTGGCCCGCGACAGGGGATTTGATTATCTGCAGCTTTTTGACCAGGATACCGAGCCGCCATTACATGTAACCTCGCAGCTCATCAGTGCATTAAAAGCCAATCCGCACGTTGTAATGATCTCTCCCCGATTTACCAATATGAATACCGGGCATCCCGGGCGGGTAATGATGGATATCAGCAAGTGGAAAATTAAAAGTGTATGGCCGCGTGCGGATGAAGGCTTACTGAATGCGTTGTTTGCCATTAACAGCGCCTCCATAATAAATATGAACCTGCTGCCGAAAGATTTATATTATGATGAAAGGCTCATCATTGATGGTTGCGACGTTGAGTTTTGCCTGGCTTTAAAAGTTAAAAATCACACTATCCTGGTTGATACCTCGCAATGTATTATTCACGGCATAGGCAACCGGAAAAACGGCGGCGGCCGGTGGTCGCCAACCAATTACTCGGCCCAAAGAAAATACCTTGGCGCAAAGAACAGGGTAATTGTTTGGCGAAGATATTTTAAAAACTATCCCGGCTTTATTTTAAATGATCTGTATGTGTTTTTCCTGGATACCGCACGCACCGTACTATTGGAAAAAGAAAGATTTTCAAAACTTGGAGCCATTTTAAAAGGCCTGTTTGAAGGCCTGAAAGAACGCGATATCGCAACCCGCAAATACCGGTAA
- a CDS encoding flippase — MSEQKHLIKNIFSLGIVQVANYVLPLISIPIVVRIIGPDSFGVINYYSSFVAYFMLLINYGFDYSGTRFIAIERDNAEKRNLHFTKVLYAKSILFAVSTLIFFGALTFVSHSYNESKVAIYTFLIAISWVITPNWFYQGMQKLTQVALFNFLSKLLFNVLIVVIIRQKSYYIWQPLILSLSQILVSAISLQYAIRHFKIKLLKVPFKTVLDLLWEDRMIFFSMLATNLYTDTNIVILGFYETKEHIGYFTAAWRLMFVFLVLLSLPTSQAMFPYIAESFSKNINKGIEQIKRMLPIVIYASLGFSAVLYLAANLIIHGFYGKNFDATVVIFRILTIVPVLSFINTVLGLQTMVNLKMDKAYFTIVFSGGLFSVIFNIIIINFYGYVGCAWSWIIAETLIALVLNRYLSKKGYKLFVPGYFNPLAIADEMKTLIVNFKKGRSAKISNNNQSV; from the coding sequence ATGAGTGAGCAAAAACATTTAATTAAAAACATTTTTTCGCTGGGGATTGTGCAGGTAGCCAATTATGTGTTACCGCTGATTTCTATCCCTATTGTGGTAAGAATTATCGGGCCTGACAGCTTTGGCGTAATAAACTATTACAGCTCGTTTGTAGCCTATTTTATGCTGCTTATTAACTATGGCTTTGATTACTCGGGCACGCGTTTTATTGCTATAGAAAGGGATAACGCTGAAAAACGGAACCTGCATTTTACCAAGGTGCTTTATGCCAAAAGCATCTTGTTTGCGGTATCAACACTTATTTTTTTCGGGGCGCTCACCTTTGTATCCCACTCATACAACGAAAGCAAAGTTGCCATATATACTTTTTTAATTGCCATATCGTGGGTAATAACGCCAAACTGGTTTTACCAGGGCATGCAAAAATTAACCCAGGTTGCGTTATTTAACTTTTTAAGTAAGTTGCTGTTTAATGTATTGATCGTTGTGATCATACGTCAAAAAAGCTACTACATCTGGCAGCCCCTCATCCTTAGTCTGAGCCAAATCCTGGTATCGGCAATTTCATTACAGTATGCTATCAGGCACTTTAAAATCAAACTATTAAAGGTGCCGTTTAAAACCGTACTTGATTTACTTTGGGAAGACAGAATGATCTTTTTCTCGATGTTGGCAACAAACTTATATACCGATACCAATATTGTGATACTTGGTTTTTATGAAACTAAAGAACACATCGGTTATTTCACTGCGGCGTGGCGCCTCATGTTTGTTTTCCTGGTATTGCTGTCACTGCCTACATCGCAGGCTATGTTCCCTTACATAGCCGAATCATTTTCAAAAAATATTAACAAGGGTATTGAGCAAATAAAGCGCATGCTTCCAATCGTTATTTATGCCTCGCTGGGTTTTTCGGCAGTTCTTTACCTGGCTGCAAACCTCATTATACATGGCTTTTATGGCAAAAACTTTGATGCCACGGTAGTCATCTTCCGCATTTTAACCATCGTACCGGTGTTATCTTTTATAAATACCGTTCTGGGCCTGCAAACTATGGTCAACTTAAAAATGGATAAAGCCTATTTCACCATTGTGTTTTCGGGCGGTTTGTTCAGCGTTATTTTCAATATCATCATCATTAATTTTTACGGTTACGTGGGTTGTGCCTGGTCGTGGATCATTGCCGAAACATTGATTGCACTGGTATTAAACCGGTATTTAAGCAAAAAAGGATACAAGCTTTTTGTGCCCGGGTACTTTAACCCCCTGGCCATAGCCGATGAAATGAAAACACTAATTGTCAATTTCAAAAAAGGGCGTTCGGCTAAAATTTCGAATAATAATCAGTCTGTATAG
- a CDS encoding lipopolysaccharide biosynthesis protein produces the protein MNKASNNDEAITLREFAGRLGDTWKYVKKKWSVILIIAIIGAIAGFAYTFKKTYYTATSSFVLEENSKMGALSQYSGLASLAGINLNSESGLFQGDNILELYKSRTMIEKALLTESEFNGKKQLLIDRYIDFYELRHKWKSKDQIDQIDFKGDPAKFNRTQDSIITDLCDKFNAKVLNVKKLDKKLSIIVVQVTDKDELFAREFNNRLVDMVNNFYVQTKTKKSYQNMVVLQHQADSVRSVLNASIGGVASAADATPNANPQMLTLKVTGQRKQVDVQASSAVYGEVIKNLELAKIALRQDVPLIQIIDKPVLPLSNDHIKKIKGVVLGFFLALFISTSFITLKNLLSPAKLPGQTKRHE, from the coding sequence ATGAATAAAGCGAGTAATAACGATGAAGCGATCACCCTGCGTGAATTTGCCGGTCGGCTTGGAGATACCTGGAAGTATGTTAAAAAGAAGTGGTCTGTAATTTTGATAATTGCTATAATTGGCGCCATAGCCGGTTTCGCCTACACTTTCAAAAAAACGTATTACACGGCAACAAGCAGTTTTGTATTGGAAGAGAACAGCAAAATGGGCGCACTGAGTCAATACTCGGGCCTGGCCTCGCTGGCAGGTATCAACCTGAATTCGGAAAGCGGGCTGTTTCAGGGCGATAACATCCTCGAGTTATATAAATCACGCACCATGATTGAAAAGGCTCTACTAACCGAAAGCGAGTTTAACGGTAAAAAGCAATTACTTATTGACCGTTATATTGATTTTTATGAGCTGCGGCATAAATGGAAAAGTAAAGACCAGATTGACCAGATCGATTTTAAAGGCGACCCGGCCAAATTTAACCGCACCCAGGACAGTATCATTACCGACCTGTGCGATAAATTCAATGCCAAAGTATTAAATGTAAAAAAGCTGGATAAAAAGTTAAGCATCATTGTTGTACAGGTAACCGATAAGGACGAATTGTTTGCCCGGGAGTTTAATAACCGCCTGGTGGATATGGTTAACAATTTTTATGTACAAACAAAAACCAAAAAAAGCTATCAAAATATGGTGGTATTACAGCACCAGGCCGATAGTGTAAGATCAGTATTGAACGCCTCCATAGGCGGCGTTGCCTCGGCGGCTGATGCTACCCCTAACGCCAATCCTCAAATGTTAACCCTGAAAGTTACAGGCCAGCGCAAGCAGGTAGATGTACAGGCAAGTTCGGCAGTATATGGTGAGGTAATTAAAAACCTGGAGCTTGCCAAAATAGCCTTGCGGCAGGACGTACCCCTGATACAAATTATTGATAAGCCGGTGCTCCCGCTTTCAAACGATCATATCAAAAAAATTAAAGGGGTTGTTTTGGGGTTTTTTTTGGCACTTTTTATATCAACCAGTTTTATAACGCTTAAAAACCTGCTCTCGCCGGCCAAATTACCGGGGCAAACCAAAAGGCATGAGTGA
- a CDS encoding SLBB domain-containing protein, protein MSKRLLLSFLIVLFFYLKPDLATAQNIPDISTINIDNLSDQQLNQVLQQAHNNGLTDDQIVQQALSKGMSQSEASKLKSRISTLHNNGINLNSNDTTVSTSRKLNYSPDKDDTKGKTHQTTGLPVFGADLFKSSSTSFEPNLKIATPINYILGPDDQLTINVYGHSLVNWKLEVSPEGNINIPGVGILNVGGKTIEQATTAIKTRLAANNYAIGRGTNVQVSLGNIRSIKVIMVGQLEKPGTYTLPSLATVFNALYAAGGTNNNGSLRQIEIIRNNRILRRLDVYDFLVKGDQKNNIALEDQDIVRVPTYRTRVAMSGQVKISAYFEVLSGENLQDVINFAGGFTDSAYTARIKVSQISDQQRKLTDVFEADYKNYIPLRGDQYFVEPVLNRFENRVTINGAVFRPGDYELEAGLTLSQLIKKAAGLKEDAFMGRGSIVRLKPDNTTEQISFNVTDVINKTKDLALQREDVIEISSIFSLRDQYRVTIKGEIRAPGTFAYADSMSVADLIVKAGGFSEGASAKRIEVSRRVFDSDPRVKSSAVAQVFNVDIDPKLGFADAHFTLKPFDVVSVYTLPGFEVQKTIKVEGEVLYPGYYTIRKKNETISDIITRAGGLSAAADVDGGTLKRDNIAILGVDKNRVDTAAIAREQTARMNRLKQSFRDSTSNTPTDQQLRNNYVGIDLANILAKPGSSIDIIMEDGDIIRIPKLQQIVRVNGEVLFPSAVVYDKHKDFKGYVLNAGGYSPTALKRGAYVVYPNGTVKGTSKFLFFNSHPEVKPGSEIYIPKKPVHRGLSAGEVIGLSSGLASIAAVILGILSLHK, encoded by the coding sequence ATGAGTAAACGTTTACTGCTGTCTTTCTTAATAGTATTGTTTTTTTACCTAAAACCTGATTTAGCAACCGCTCAAAACATACCTGATATTTCTACCATTAACATTGATAACCTTAGTGATCAACAACTTAACCAGGTATTGCAGCAAGCCCATAACAATGGTTTAACCGACGACCAGATAGTTCAGCAGGCGCTTAGCAAAGGCATGTCGCAAAGCGAGGCCTCGAAACTGAAATCGCGGATCAGCACCTTACACAATAACGGCATTAACCTGAACAGCAACGATACCACGGTAAGCACTTCGCGTAAGCTAAATTACAGCCCGGACAAAGACGATACCAAGGGAAAAACACACCAAACTACCGGTTTGCCTGTTTTTGGTGCCGATCTTTTTAAAAGCAGCAGCACAAGTTTTGAGCCTAATCTTAAAATTGCCACACCAATCAACTATATACTGGGGCCTGATGATCAGCTAACCATCAATGTATACGGCCATTCGCTGGTAAACTGGAAACTGGAAGTTAGCCCCGAAGGTAATATTAACATTCCGGGCGTGGGCATATTGAATGTGGGCGGCAAAACAATTGAACAGGCCACAACAGCTATTAAAACAAGGCTTGCTGCCAATAACTACGCCATTGGGCGCGGAACAAATGTGCAGGTGAGCTTAGGGAATATCAGGAGTATTAAGGTGATCATGGTTGGGCAGCTTGAAAAACCCGGCACTTACACCTTACCATCGCTGGCTACGGTTTTTAATGCCTTATATGCGGCGGGCGGAACCAATAATAACGGAAGCTTGAGGCAAATAGAAATCATCCGTAATAACAGGATATTAAGACGACTGGATGTTTATGATTTCCTCGTTAAAGGCGATCAGAAAAATAATATCGCTCTTGAAGATCAGGATATAGTTAGGGTGCCTACCTACCGCACCAGGGTAGCCATGTCTGGGCAGGTTAAAATCTCGGCTTACTTCGAGGTACTATCGGGCGAAAACTTACAGGATGTGATCAACTTTGCCGGCGGCTTTACCGATAGCGCTTATACCGCCCGCATCAAGGTATCGCAAATAAGCGATCAGCAACGTAAACTTACCGATGTTTTTGAAGCCGACTATAAAAATTACATCCCCCTGCGCGGCGATCAGTATTTTGTAGAGCCTGTATTAAACAGGTTTGAAAACCGTGTTACCATCAACGGCGCAGTATTCAGGCCTGGCGATTATGAGCTGGAAGCGGGCTTAACGCTTTCGCAATTAATTAAAAAAGCCGCCGGTTTAAAAGAAGACGCCTTTATGGGCCGGGGCAGCATTGTACGCCTTAAGCCTGATAATACTACCGAGCAGATTTCATTCAACGTAACTGATGTTATTAATAAAACCAAAGATCTTGCACTGCAAAGGGAAGATGTTATCGAGATCTCGTCGATATTTAGCCTAAGAGACCAGTACCGGGTAACCATAAAAGGCGAGATTCGGGCACCGGGTACTTTCGCTTATGCCGATAGCATGTCGGTAGCCGATTTAATTGTTAAAGCCGGCGGCTTTAGCGAAGGGGCCAGCGCCAAAAGGATTGAAGTTTCGCGCCGGGTGTTTGACAGCGACCCAAGGGTAAAAAGCAGCGCCGTAGCGCAGGTTTTTAATGTGGATATTGATCCTAAACTGGGATTTGCTGATGCTCACTTTACTTTAAAACCCTTTGATGTGGTTTCGGTTTATACCCTGCCCGGTTTTGAAGTTCAAAAAACAATCAAGGTTGAAGGCGAAGTACTTTACCCTGGTTATTATACCATCAGGAAAAAGAACGAAACCATATCAGATATCATTACCCGCGCGGGCGGTCTTTCGGCAGCAGCAGATGTTGACGGAGGTACGTTAAAACGGGATAACATTGCCATTTTGGGCGTCGACAAAAACAGGGTAGATACTGCCGCCATCGCACGTGAACAAACCGCCAGGATGAACCGACTAAAACAATCTTTTCGCGATTCGACAAGCAACACCCCTACTGACCAGCAGTTGAGAAATAACTATGTAGGGATCGATCTGGCAAACATCCTTGCCAAACCGGGTTCATCCATCGATATCATTATGGAAGACGGAGACATTATCAGGATTCCGAAATTACAACAGATTGTGAGGGTTAACGGCGAGGTACTATTTCCAAGCGCAGTTGTATATGATAAACACAAAGATTTTAAAGGATACGTTTTAAACGCGGGCGGCTACAGCCCTACCGCATTAAAAAGAGGTGCCTATGTTGTTTACCCTAACGGCACGGTTAAAGGAACAAGTAAATTTCTGTTCTTTAACTCGCATCCCGAGGTTAAGCCGGGCAGCGAGATCTACATTCCTAAAAAACCTGTACACCGTGGCCTGTCGGCCGGCGAAGTTATCGGGTTATCATCCGGCCTGGCATCAATAGCAGCAGTGATCCTGGGGATTTTAAGTTTACATAAATAA